A single Candidatus Neomarinimicrobiota bacterium DNA region contains:
- a CDS encoding ABC transporter ATP-binding protein, with translation MSNNNVVEIKNLLKQFPVGGGFFTALSDINLGLEKAEFMGLVGPSGSGKTTLLNIIGGLDSPTKGDVNVLGMELGSASHNGRASMRKTQMGFIFQSYNLLPVYTVFENVELPLILNKVDSKERERLVKQAVEWVGLTEKIDSRPAQLSGGECQRTAIARAIVHEPELILADEPTANLDVENSHQIMKIMVRLNKELSTSFIFATHDEKIMAYLRRIIHLEDGKIVKDEEIEVDGITR, from the coding sequence ATGTCAAATAACAATGTAGTCGAAATCAAAAACCTTCTCAAGCAATTTCCTGTTGGCGGGGGCTTTTTCACAGCATTGAGTGATATAAATCTCGGATTGGAAAAAGCTGAATTTATGGGCTTGGTGGGCCCATCCGGTTCGGGAAAAACGACCCTTTTAAATATCATCGGCGGTCTTGATTCACCTACAAAAGGCGATGTGAATGTGCTTGGGATGGAGTTGGGCTCTGCATCTCATAACGGACGGGCTTCCATGCGAAAAACTCAAATGGGATTTATTTTTCAGAGCTATAATTTGCTGCCCGTTTACACCGTTTTTGAAAATGTGGAATTGCCGCTCATTTTGAATAAGGTGGACTCAAAGGAACGGGAACGATTGGTAAAACAAGCAGTGGAATGGGTAGGGCTCACTGAAAAAATTGATTCTCGCCCGGCCCAATTGAGCGGTGGCGAATGTCAACGGACAGCCATTGCTCGAGCAATTGTTCATGAGCCGGAGTTAATATTAGCGGACGAACCTACAGCAAATTTGGATGTGGAAAATTCTCATCAGATTATGAAAATAATGGTTCGCTTAAACAAAGAACTAAGCACATCGTTTATTTTCGCAACACACGATGAAAAAATTATGGCCTACCTTCGCCGGATTATTCATTTGGAAGACGGAAAAATTGTAAAAGATGAAGAAATTGAAGTTGACGGGATAACAAGATGA